The genomic stretch CTAGCCGTTAACGGCCAGGTTTGGTTTTTCTCGCTGTTTTCCTGCGGACTGATCGCCGGATTCGATGGGGGGTAGCCGAAAAAAGGGAGCTGTTCCCTTTTCGGTTCTTTTTTTCCATGTTTCCCCAATGTCAGGCCTGAGCCTTTTAGCGCTCCCCAATGCCGCAAGAGCGTTTTTGCGAGATTGACAGCAGGGTGTTGCCGTATAGATTTAATGGCAACCCCTGTGATAATCGTCTGTGTTCTACGCAGGGACAAGCTGGCAGCAAATCGACCCGGGTGAGAACCCCGTCGGCAGCGACGGCAATCCGGTTGAGGAAGGCTGGCCATGATCATTCTGGCACATGATGGCTCGATCTACAGTGACTGGGTCGCTCGATATGCCCTGCATTTCGCGGCTACGGAAAAGGACCGCAAGCTGCTGGTGCTGCATGTGCAGGATGGTGAAGTTCCCCCGGATATTGTCGATGCACGTTTCGAACAATTGGCCGGGGAATGCGATGCTTTCAATGTGGAGTTCATACCCCAGTCTCTGCCCCTCGGGTCTTCCGTACACCGCACCTTGCGCCAGGCTGTTCCGCACGATCCCGAGTCCCTGCTGATCTGCGGAACCCGGGTGAAACCCCGGCGCCAGCGCTACCTGACCGGCACCATTTCAGAAAAACTTCTGCGTATGCACCTGTGCCCGGTTCTGGTCATGCGGATTGTTCAACCGGGTCTCCTGGGAAACCCCCACGATCTGCTTCTGCCGTTGACCGGTTATCGGTACGGTTTCAGCGCTATCGCACCATTCATCCAGCGGCTGGCTCCCCATCTTCGCTACGTGTATTTATGTCAGACCGTGCAGGTTAATCCCTTGCGACATCCCCATATGACCTCGGCAATGGAGCGGGCGCTTAAACAAAAAGGCTTCGATCGTCTCGAAAAAATCTATCAGGAAATGGCGGAATTCCTCGGTCCTTATGCTTTCCGCTGTGATCGCCTCGTGACGATTGCCGACAAATGGGAACAGGAGGTCTTGATGCTCGCCAGTCGTCTGAAGGCCCAGCTGATGCTTCTTGGCCTCAGTGAGCGCACCCTGGCCTATCGGGTTTTTCACAGTGCGGCCATCGAAGGGGTTCTGCACAAAACACCTTGCGATATCGGCATCTATAGAGCCTTATGAGTGACTCACAACAGATACACAATCTCTCCGTTGAGCATGTCTTCCGGTCTCTGGGCAGTGGCCCGGAGGGGCTCTCTTCGGCCGAGGCCCATGAACGATTGCAGGAAATCGGAAAGAACAGTGTCGAGGTTCGCGATCCCTGGAGACTGACACGCAGTCTGCTGCGTCAGTTCACCAATTTTTTCACCCTCCTCTTGTTCGTTTCGGCCATCATTTGTTTCGTGGCGGAAAGGCTGCAGCCCGGACAAAGTATGGTTGTCCTCGGTTGGGCTTTGGCGGGTGTCGCCCTGCTGAATGCGCTTTTCAGCTTTATTCAGGAATATCGAGCAGAGAAAGCCATGGCGGCTCTGCGCCACTTTCTGCCGCAGAAAGTTGAAGTCATGCGCGCCGGCGAGACCATGACTCTGTTGGCCGATGAGCTGGTTCCTGGTGATCTGCTGTTGCTGCACGAGGGCGATCGGGTGCCTGCCGATGCGCGCCTGGTCGAGGGAAGCGACCTCATGGTCAACAATGCGCCGCTGACCGGCGAGGCCAAGCCGCTAGCCTTGACCTCCGAGTCGGTTGCCGGCCGCCTTGTAGAAAGCCACAATGTCGCATTTGCCGGTTGCCTGGTGCTCAGTGGCACCGGCCGCGCCGTGGTTTTTGCCACTGGTTTGAGAACCGAATTTGGCAAACTGGCCCATCTGTCTCAGGCTATACGGCGGACCTCCTCGCCTCTGGAAAGACAGACCGCCCATATGGTGAGAGTGCTCACCGGCATCGCGGTGACGCTTGGAGTTCTGTTTTTCCTTTATGGTGTCTTCACGGGGCGGCCCCTTTGGGTGAATCTGGTCTTCATGATGGGCATCATTGTCGCCAATGTCCCTGAAGGGCTGCTGCCGACCTTTACTCTCGCCCTGGCCATGGGCAGCTTGCGCATGGCGCGCAAGAATGTTCTGGTTACGAGCCTGAACGCTGTCGAAGCCCTGGGGGCGACCCAGGTCATCTGCACCGACAAGACCGGAACCCTGACCCGCAACCAGCTTGCGGTCAGCCGCTTGCGACCCCCAGGCGGAGAAAGCGATTTTTCCGAGGCGGAGGAAAGTGAACAGTTCCTGCTGATGGCCTTTTGTGCGTCCGAAGTCCATCTCGTCGACGGCGAGTACAGCGGCGATCCTCTCGATGTCGCTATCGCGGAAAAGCTGGCGGAATTACGTCAGAGCAGAACACTTCCCGACCTGAAGCAAAAGCATTTTCCTTTCGATGTCAACCTGAAGCGAGCCGGTGGAACCGGCGAGGTCAGCGCACAGACGGTATTTGCGGTCAAAGGCGCCTGGGAGGTCATCCGCCCGCTGGTCTCGGCCGTCAAACTCCCGGGTCAGGCAGCGCAACCGGCGACAGCGGAGGAATTGGACCAGGCTGAGCGCATCATGCGCGAGCTGGCCGAGTCTGGCCACCGGGTTGTGGCCGTCGCCGGTCGACATCTTGCGGAGCCGTCCCTTGCCGGAGCCGGGCGGGAGGCATTGGAACAGGATCTCACCCTATACGGTTTTGTCGGCATCGAGGACCCGCTGCGGCCGGAGGTGCCCCAGTCCCTGAAACAATGCCATTCGGCAGGCATAAAGGTAATCCTGATCACCGGGGATCATCCGGACACCGCCTTGGCAGTCGCCAAGCGTTGTGGAATTGTGGCCAATGATCTGTCGAATGAGCGGGTCATGACGGGTGAAACCCTGGAGAATCTCACCGAGAAAGAGCTCGAAGAGGCGTTGTCCGGGGGGATCCAGATATTTGCCCGCACCAGCCCGTCGCAAAAGATGAAGATTGTCATGGCCCTGAAGAACCTCGATCTCGTAGTGGCCATGACCGGGGACGGGGTCAATGACGCTCCGGCCCTCAAAGCTGCCGACATTGGCATTGCCATGGGCAAAAGCGGAACGGATGTGGCCCGCGCCTCCGCCCAGATCATTCTTCTCGATGACAACTTCGCCTCGATTGTCGCTGGCATCGAGGAGGGGCGAACCGTATTCAGCAATATCCGCAAATTCACCAATTACGTTCTGGTCAGCAATGGTCCGGAGATCTTGCCCTACCTGCTCTATATTCTGTTGCCGGTGCCGCTGGCCCTGACCGTGATTCAGATTCTGTCGATTGACCTTGGCACCGATATTGTCCCCTCCATGGCCCTCGGTCAGGAGCCCCCCACTGAGGAGGTAATGCAGCAACCGCCCAGAAGCGGCGAATTCCGCCTCCTTAGCCCGGGACTGGTTCTGCATAGCTACCTTTTTCTCGGTCTGCTGGAGGCCATCTGGTCACTCAGTCTGTTCTTCTGGGTCCTGTGGGAAGGCGGCTGGCAGTACGGTTCGGATCTGGCCGCCGACGATCCCCTCTACCGCTCGGCTACGGGGATCGCCCTGGCCACCATTCTGTTGATGCAGATCGGCAATTTGATTGGCCGAAGATATCCGGCGAGGTCGGGGCTCGATGCGGGTATTTTCAAGAATCGTCTGATGCTGGCCGGTATTATTATTCAGGTGGTTTTTTCCTGGGCGTTGTTGTATGTACCCTGGGTGCAAGTCATTCTCGGCACAGGACCGGTCAAGGGGAGTGTCTATCTGGCCGCCTGGCTCGGCATACCGCTCATTTTTGGCGCCGATTATTTGCGTAAGCGGCTGATGATACCCCAAGAGTGAAGTCAAGACGACAATCCCTCCGCTTTTTTAATCTCACCCAGACACCGCAATAATAAATAAAGAAAAGTCAGGAAATCCCTGGTCGACGGCCTTAGCCGCCTTGCACAAAAGGGGACCTGCCATCGGCGCCAGCCGCCAGCAGATCCCCCTTTTTTTCCGCAATCTTCCAATCGTCAGGCCGGAAACCTGAATAAAAGCAAAGAGATTGCAGGT from Desulfuromonas sp. KJ2020 encodes the following:
- a CDS encoding universal stress protein, which gives rise to MIILAHDGSIYSDWVARYALHFAATEKDRKLLVLHVQDGEVPPDIVDARFEQLAGECDAFNVEFIPQSLPLGSSVHRTLRQAVPHDPESLLICGTRVKPRRQRYLTGTISEKLLRMHLCPVLVMRIVQPGLLGNPHDLLLPLTGYRYGFSAIAPFIQRLAPHLRYVYLCQTVQVNPLRHPHMTSAMERALKQKGFDRLEKIYQEMAEFLGPYAFRCDRLVTIADKWEQEVLMLASRLKAQLMLLGLSERTLAYRVFHSAAIEGVLHKTPCDIGIYRAL
- a CDS encoding cation-transporting P-type ATPase, whose translation is MSDSQQIHNLSVEHVFRSLGSGPEGLSSAEAHERLQEIGKNSVEVRDPWRLTRSLLRQFTNFFTLLLFVSAIICFVAERLQPGQSMVVLGWALAGVALLNALFSFIQEYRAEKAMAALRHFLPQKVEVMRAGETMTLLADELVPGDLLLLHEGDRVPADARLVEGSDLMVNNAPLTGEAKPLALTSESVAGRLVESHNVAFAGCLVLSGTGRAVVFATGLRTEFGKLAHLSQAIRRTSSPLERQTAHMVRVLTGIAVTLGVLFFLYGVFTGRPLWVNLVFMMGIIVANVPEGLLPTFTLALAMGSLRMARKNVLVTSLNAVEALGATQVICTDKTGTLTRNQLAVSRLRPPGGESDFSEAEESEQFLLMAFCASEVHLVDGEYSGDPLDVAIAEKLAELRQSRTLPDLKQKHFPFDVNLKRAGGTGEVSAQTVFAVKGAWEVIRPLVSAVKLPGQAAQPATAEELDQAERIMRELAESGHRVVAVAGRHLAEPSLAGAGREALEQDLTLYGFVGIEDPLRPEVPQSLKQCHSAGIKVILITGDHPDTALAVAKRCGIVANDLSNERVMTGETLENLTEKELEEALSGGIQIFARTSPSQKMKIVMALKNLDLVVAMTGDGVNDAPALKAADIGIAMGKSGTDVARASAQIILLDDNFASIVAGIEEGRTVFSNIRKFTNYVLVSNGPEILPYLLYILLPVPLALTVIQILSIDLGTDIVPSMALGQEPPTEEVMQQPPRSGEFRLLSPGLVLHSYLFLGLLEAIWSLSLFFWVLWEGGWQYGSDLAADDPLYRSATGIALATILLMQIGNLIGRRYPARSGLDAGIFKNRLMLAGIIIQVVFSWALLYVPWVQVILGTGPVKGSVYLAAWLGIPLIFGADYLRKRLMIPQE